The Streptomyces uncialis genomic interval CGGCACGGGGCCACGCGGCACAAGGGGACCGCGGCACAGGGACCGCGGCACAGGGACCGCGGCACAGGGCGAGGGGCGCGACCCATGACCCCCCTGGGATCAGGCCAGGTGTCGTTCCAGGACCCGCGCGATCCCCTCGTCCTCGTTGGACGCCGTCACCTCGTCCGCCACCGCCCGCAACGCGTCATGCGCGTTGCCCATCGCCACCCCGTACCCGGCCCACGCGAACATGGGAATGTCATTGGGCATGTCCCCGAAGGCGATCGTCTCGGCCGCCTTCACCCCCAGCCGCCGCGCCGCCAGCGAAAGCCCCGTCGCCTTCGTGAGCCCGGCGGGCAGGATCTCCACTATCCCGGGCCCGGCCATGACCACCCCGACCAGGCCGCCCACGGCCTGGTGCGCGGCGGCGGCCAGCTCGTCGTCGCCGAGCGTGGGGTGCTGGAGGTACAGCTTGTTCAGCGGACGCTCCCACATGTCGGAGCGGTCGGTGAACGGGATGTAGGGCAGCGGACCGCCCTCGTCGGTCAGATAGCCGGGGCCGACGAGCACGTCCCCGTCCAGCCCGTCCCGGCTCGCGGCCAGCGCCAGCGGACCCACCTCGGCCTCGATCTTGCCGAGCGCGAGCGCCGCGACCTGCCGGTCGAGGGTCACCGAGGTGAGCAGCCGGTGGGCCCCCGCGTCGTACACCTGGGCGCCCTGCGCGCAGACCGCGAGCCCCTCGTACCCGAGGGCGTCGAGGATGTGCCGGGTCCAGGGCACGGCCCGCCCCGTCACGACGATGTGCGCGGCCCCCGCGGCGGTGGCCGCCGCGAGCGCGGCACGGGTGCGCTCGGAAACGGTGTGATCCCCGCGCAGAAGCGTTCCGTCAAGATCGGTGGCGACCAGTCGGTAGGGGAACACCGCGTCGGGCCCGGAGCCGCCGGGCCGCGCGGACGGCACGGTGGACGACGGGGCGGCGGACGGTACGACGGCGGAGCGGGTGGGCTCGGCGGGGATCGACGCGGGACTCACTGGCTGATCGGCTCCAAGCTGCGTTCGCTGCGGGCGGCCCGCGCCCACGGGCCGGGCCTGCCCCCTGCTTCGGTCTACTTCGGTTCGAGTACCTCGCGGCCGCCGAGGTACGGCCGCAGCATCTCGGGGACCACCACGGACCCGTCGGCCCGCTGGTGGTTCTCCAGGATGGCCACGATCGTGCGCGGGACGGCGCACAGCGTGCCGTTCAGCGTGGCGAGCGGCCGGAGGACCTTCTTGCCGTCGCCGGTCTCCCGCATCCGCACGGACAGCCGGCGGGCCTGGAAGCTGTCGCAGTTGGACGCGGACGTCAGCTCGCGGTACTTGCCCTGGGTGGGGATCCACGCCTCGCAGTCGAACTTGCGCGAGGCGGAGGAACCGAGATCGCCACTGGCCACGTCGATGACCTGGAACGGCAGCTCAAGGGCGGTCAGCCACTGCTTCTCCCAGTCCAGCAGCCGCTGGTGCTCGGCCTCGGCGTCCTCCGGGGCGATGTACGTGAACATCTCCACCTTGTCGAACTGGTGGACGCGGAAGATGCCCCGGGTGTCCTTGCCGTAGGTGCCCGCCTCGCGGCGGAAACAGGGCGAGAAACCGGCGTACCGCAGGGGCAGCTTGTCGGCCTCGATGATCTCGTCCATGTGGTACGCGGCGAGCGGGACCTCGGAGGTGCCGACCAGGTAGTAGTCGTCCTTCTCCAGGTGGTAGACGTTCTCGGCGGCCTGGCCGAGGAAGCCGGTGCCCTCCATGGCGCGCGGGCGGACCAGCGCGGGGGTGAGCATCGGGATGAACCCGGCCTCGGTGGCCTGCGCGATCGCCGCGTTGACCAGGGCCAGCTCCAGCAGGGCGCCCACACCGGTGAGGTAGTAGAAGCGCGAACCGGAGACCTTGGCGCCGCGTTCGACGTCGATCGCGCCGAGTGCCTCGCCGAGCTCCAGATGGTCCTTGGGGGTGAAGCCCTCGGCGGCGAAGTCACGGATGGTGCCGTGGGTCTCCAGGACGACGAAGTCCTCCTCGCCGCCCACGGGGACGTCGGGGTGCACGAGGTTGCCCAGACGCAGGGCGAGCCGCTTCGTCTCCTCCTCGGCCTCGTCCTGGGCGGCGTTCGCCGTCTTCACGGCGGCGGCCAGCTCACCGGCCTTCTTCAGCAGCTCCTGCTTCTCGTCCCCGGCGGCCTTGGGGATGAGCTTGCCGAGCGCCTTCTGCTCGGAGCGCAGCTCGTCGAAACGGACACCGGACGACCTGCGCCGCTCATCGGCGGAGAGCACGGCGTCGACGAGGTCGACGTCCTCTCCACGGGCGCGCTGCGAAGCGCGAACACGGTCGGGGTCCTCACGAAGCAGACGAAGGTCAATCACCCCTCAAGGCTACCGGTGCGGGGTTCCACCCCACGACGAGGTTTTGCATTCTGTGAGCAATGTCCTAATTGCCGGAATGAGGGAATGCCGAGGGAATGGGGAATGCGCGCGATGCGCCCGAAATCGTGCCCGGTGGGCCTGGTGCGCGTTGACCGATGGTGAACGGCGGTGCGCGAAGAGGTGGCGGCCCCGGGGCCGCCGGGCCGGACCGCCGGGCCGGATGATCACCCGTCGCCGTCCATAAAACGTGCCTATTCCTTCGAACCGGGGAGTGCGGAAGGCGTCGCCTTGACTCGATTCTCCTTGCGGGAGCGGGGACTTGGCGTGCCGGTCAAGGCCGGTTGTCCACAGGTTGGCGCTTCGGGGGAAAGTTATCCACAGGCTGTGTGAAAACTCTGTGGACGCCGGAGTCGGTCGCTCCGAAAGCAACTCGGGGGGCGAGGGATTCCCGGATCAAACCATCACCACACGCACTTTCGAGTGGAATTGGTTCGCTCCAAAGAGTTGATCAAGAGAAAAAGGTGGACGAGGGGTGACGTGGCCGACTGTGGACGGACTTGGGGCCACTGAACCGATTTGTCGACCATGTCGGAAGAAGTTGTCGACTTGTCCCCAGGTCGAGACGGGTGCCTGTGGATAACTCTGTGGACAGGGACGGCCGGGCGGGAACCCGCAGGTGATCGGTAGGTAGGAGCAGCCGATCATCTGTTGATCGCTGGCTAGAAACGACCGTCGAGACAGCGGGTCAGCCAGTCCGAGGCATCCGTGAAGGCCCGGTCCGAGGTCCCGGCCCGCACCGGCCCCACCTCGTCCGGCGACACCCCGGCCCGCGGATACGAACCCAGGAACCGCACCTGCGGACTGATCCGCTTCAGCCCCATCAGGGCCTCACCCACCCGGCGGTCGGTGATATGACCCTCGGCGTCCGCCGAGAAGCAGTAGTTGCCGATGCCCTGCCCGGTGGGCCGGGACTCGATCCGCATCAGGTTGACGCCCCGTACCGCGAACTCCTGGAGCAGTTCGAGGAGCGCGCCCGGATGGTCGTCGTCGAGCCAGATCACGACGGAGGTCTTGTCGGCGCCCGTCCGCGCGGCGGGCCGCCCCGGCCGGCCGACCAGCACGAACCGGGTCTCGGCGTTCGCCGCGTCATGGATGTCCGTGACCAGCGGGTGCAGTCCGTAGGTCGCCGCGGCGAACACCCCGGCGAACGCCGCGTCGTAACGGCCCTCCTGCACCAGCCGGGCCCCGTCCGCGTTGGACGCCGACGACTCCCACACCGCGTCCGGCAGCTGCGCGGCCAGCCAGTTGCGCACCTGCGGCTGGGCCACCGGATGCCCGGTCACCGTCTTCACCCCGGACAGCTCCGTACCCGGCCTGACCAGCAGCGCGAAGGCGATCGGGAGCAGCACCTCGCGGTAGATCATCAACGGCTCGCCCTTGGCCAGCTCGTCCAGGGTCGCGGTGACCCCGCCCTCGACCGAGTTCTCGATCGGGACCAGTGCGCCCGCCGCCTCCCCGGCGCGGACCGCGTCCAGCGCGGCGGGTACCGACACCATCGGCACCAGCTCGCGCGTGGCGGCTTCCGGAAGCGTACGGAGGGCGGCCTCGGTGAAGGTTCCCTCGGGGCCGAGATACGTGTAGCGCGTGGCCGACATACGGTCACCCTAGTGGGCCCGGGCACCCCTCCCCGAACCTGTCGGGCGCCCGCTCAGCCCTCCGCCCGTCCAGCAGGGCCGGCCCGGGTACCCGCCCCCTCAGCCCTCCGCCCGTCCAGCAGGGCCTGCCCAGGTACCGCCCCGCTCAGCCCTCCAGCAGGGCCTGCCCCACGTACCCGCCCCGCTCCGCGCCCCCGGGCACCGCGAACAGCCCGCTGGCCTCGTGCCGGACGAACGGGGACAGCGCGTCCCCCCGGTCCAGCTTGCGCTGCACCGGGACGAAGCCGCGTACCGGATCGGCCTGCCAGCAGATGAACAGCAGCCCCGCGTCCGGCGCCCCCTTCCCGTCGGAACCGTCGTGGTACGAGAACGGGCGCCGCAGCATCGCCGCGCCCCCGTTCTGGTCCGGGCGGCTGATCCGGGCGTGTGCGTCGATCGGGATCACCAGCGTGCCGTCCGGGCCCAGCTTCTCCAGGTCCGGCTCGGTCGTCTCACCGCCCCCGGTCAGCGGGGAGCCGTCGGACCGGTGACGTCCCATCACCGCTTCCTGCTCCGTGACCGACAGCTTCTCCCAGGAGTCCAGCAGCATCCTGATCCGGCGGACCACCGCGTACGAGCCGCCCGCCATCCAGCGCGGCGAACCGCCGCCGGGTACCTCTGCCGTACCGGTGCCGCTCGGCTCGTCCGGGACGAAGATCCGCTGCTGGAAGTCCGGGTCAGACGGCTTCGGGTTGCGGGTGCCGTCCACCTGGCCCATCAGATTGCGCGCGGTCATCGGCCGCGCGGTCGCTCCCGGGGAGCGGTTGAAGCCGGTCATCTCCCAGCGCGGCCGTGCCGCGCTCCCCGCTTCCTTCTGGAGCGCGCGCAGCGCGTGGAAGGCGACGAGCCCGTCGTTCGCGCCGATCTGCACCCACAGATCACCGTCGCTGCGGGCCTTGTCGAGCCGGTCGGACGAGAAGTCCGGCAGCGGATCGAGGGCCACCGGGCGCTGCTTCTCCAGTCCGGTCCGGGCGAAGAAGCTGTGCCCGAGCCCGAACGTCACCGTCAGCGCCGACGGACCGGCGTCCAGGGCGACCCCGGTGTCCGAAGCCGACGACTCACCGGCCATCAGCCGCTCGGCCGTCGCCGACCAGCGCCGCAGCAGCGCGGCCGCCTCCTTGCGTCCGGCGCCGGGTGCCAGATCGAAGGCCATCAGATGGCCCCGGGACTGCATCGGGTCGAGGATGCCGGGCTGATGTTTCCCGTGAAACACGGCCGTCTCCGCGCCGACCGAGGTCAGCGGGGCGGTGTCCGGGTCGCCGGAGCCCGCCGCCGCGTATCCGGCCGCCGTGCCGACCGCGCCCAGCGCGAGCCCGGTGGCACCGGCCGTACCGAGCAGCCGCCGCCGGGTGACCCCGGGCTGTGACGCCGGACCGGCCGGGTCACCCGTCCCGCCGGAGCGGGACGCGCCGGGTCGGGGCACGCCGGGGGAGGCGCCGGGGGCCGTCGGGGGACGCGGGTCCTTCGGCTGCTGGGATGTGGTCCGGGCACGTTCCGCCATGGTGGTTCAGCCGATCCTCGTGGTCTTCTTCACGGTGACCTGGTCGATGTCGGAGGTACGGACGGTCACCGCGATCTCCCAGTCCCCCGCCATCGGGAGCTGTACCCCGGCGGCGGTCCAGTGCGCGGTGGCGACGCGGTCCGGGGTGACGGGCAGCGGGCCGATGTCCTTCGCCTTCAGGGTGAAGGCGACCTGCACCTCGGGGACGTCGAAGCCGCTGCCGTTGGGCCGCTCGACGTACAGATGCAGGGCGTTGTTGCCCGTACGGCCGGGCTCCAGATCGACGGTCGCGACCCCCTTGCCGTCCTGGCCGCCGGTGTCGAACGGCAGCCGCACACTGAGCGGCCCGGCCGGAGCGCCCGCGGTACGGACGGCCCGCTCGGCGGACTCCTGGGTACGGGCGGGCTCCGTCGCGGTCAGCAGCGTGGTCACCCCGAGCAGTACCACCGCGACGGCCACCTCGGCGAACACCGAGCGGCGCAGTCCTGAGCGCAGGGGGTCGGCGTCCCGGGTCCGCTTGACGCGGGCGGTCGCGACGGCGGTCCGCTGCCGGGCGAGCTGCGCGGCCCGCGCGGTGTCCGGTTCCGGCGCGGTGCCGACGGCGCTGTCGGTCCCGTCAGGGCTGTCGGTGCCGTCGGTGCTGCCGGTGCCGTCGGCGGTGGAACCGGCCCGTGTGCCGCTTCCGCGGCCGTCCGGCGTCCGGCTCCCGTCCTGGTCCGCCCCGGGATCGGCCGAAGGGTCCGTCGACAGATCCGTGGAGAGGTCCGTGGAGAGGTCCGTCGGGCGCTGCGTCAGCCGGGCGACCCAGCGGCGGGAGAACCACGCGATGCCGATCACGACGGCGATCAGCACGATCTTGGTCATCAGCAGCCGCCCGTAGTCGGTGCCGGTCAGGCCCGACCAGGAGCCGACCTGCCGCCACGACTGGTACAGCCCCGTCACCGCGAGGACGACCACACAGCCGAAGGCGATCCGGGAGAACCGCTCGACGGCCGACGTCTCCAGGGACGGCGCCCGGTACAGGGCGATCAGCAGGGTGGTGAGCCCGCCGATCCAGGTGGCGACGGTCAGCAGATGCACCACGTCCAGGGGCATCGCCAGGCCGGTCTGGATACCGGTCGAGGCGTGCTCGGACAGGGCCCAGGTCGCGGCGATCCCGGCGGCGACGACGAATCCGCCGACCCTCAGCCCGAAGGCCAGGTCCCGCTGGGACACACCCGGGTCCGCGCCCTCCGTAGCGACCGCACCCGTAGCGACCGCACCCGCACCGGTCGCCTCCGTACCGGTCGCTCCCGTACCGACCGGCTTCGTACCGACCGGCTTCGCCCCGGTCCCCTTCGTACCGGCCGATTTCGCGACCGGCTTCGTACCGCCGGAAGCAGGCTTGGAAGCAGGCTTGGAAGCAGGCTTGGACAGCTCGGGTCCGGACGTGGCGGGGTCGGACCCGGACGGCTCGGTGCCGGAGGCGTCCCGTTCCGCGACCGCGCGTGCGTACGCACCGAACAGCACCGCGATGAACAACGCGGCGGCGGCGAGCAGCAGCAGGCGGGAGATCAGCGCCGCCCCGGTCCTGGTCTGGAGGACCCCGCCGAGCAGTCCGAGGTCGAAGATGTCGGCGAGCTTCCCGGAGCCGGTGTAGGGGCCCCGTATCAGCAGCAGCGACAGGGTCGCCGCGGTCAGCGCGAGCCACCCGGAGACCACGACCCGCTGGACGGCCCGGACCCCGGCGCCC includes:
- the efeB gene encoding iron uptake transporter deferrochelatase/peroxidase subunit, whose amino-acid sequence is MAERARTTSQQPKDPRPPTAPGASPGVPRPGASRSGGTGDPAGPASQPGVTRRRLLGTAGATGLALGAVGTAAGYAAAGSGDPDTAPLTSVGAETAVFHGKHQPGILDPMQSRGHLMAFDLAPGAGRKEAAALLRRWSATAERLMAGESSASDTGVALDAGPSALTVTFGLGHSFFARTGLEKQRPVALDPLPDFSSDRLDKARSDGDLWVQIGANDGLVAFHALRALQKEAGSAARPRWEMTGFNRSPGATARPMTARNLMGQVDGTRNPKPSDPDFQQRIFVPDEPSGTGTAEVPGGGSPRWMAGGSYAVVRRIRMLLDSWEKLSVTEQEAVMGRHRSDGSPLTGGGETTEPDLEKLGPDGTLVIPIDAHARISRPDQNGGAAMLRRPFSYHDGSDGKGAPDAGLLFICWQADPVRGFVPVQRKLDRGDALSPFVRHEASGLFAVPGGAERGGYVGQALLEG
- the pheA gene encoding prephenate dehydratase gives rise to the protein MSATRYTYLGPEGTFTEAALRTLPEAATRELVPMVSVPAALDAVRAGEAAGALVPIENSVEGGVTATLDELAKGEPLMIYREVLLPIAFALLVRPGTELSGVKTVTGHPVAQPQVRNWLAAQLPDAVWESSASNADGARLVQEGRYDAAFAGVFAAATYGLHPLVTDIHDAANAETRFVLVGRPGRPAARTGADKTSVVIWLDDDHPGALLELLQEFAVRGVNLMRIESRPTGQGIGNYCFSADAEGHITDRRVGEALMGLKRISPQVRFLGSYPRAGVSPDEVGPVRAGTSDRAFTDASDWLTRCLDGRF
- a CDS encoding copper resistance CopC/CopD family protein, with amino-acid sequence MLTVVPRFRSLLLLFLLATGAVLTGAPPASAHAALTGSVPERGSVVDTAPEQVSITFSEKVALADNSLRVLDPKGERVDTGPTSEQGEAGYSVALKPELPDGTFTVTYQVVSADSHPVSGAFTFSVGAPSETTVSVQDQDSGGAVGALYDLGRYVSYAGFVLVVGGAAFVLVCWPRGAGVRAVQRVVVSGWLALTAATLSLLLIRGPYTGSGKLADIFDLGLLGGVLQTRTGAALISRLLLLAAAALFIAVLFGAYARAVAERDASGTEPSGSDPATSGPELSKPASKPASKPASGGTKPVAKSAGTKGTGAKPVGTKPVGTGATGTEATGAGAVATGAVATEGADPGVSQRDLAFGLRVGGFVVAAGIAATWALSEHASTGIQTGLAMPLDVVHLLTVATWIGGLTTLLIALYRAPSLETSAVERFSRIAFGCVVVLAVTGLYQSWRQVGSWSGLTGTDYGRLLMTKIVLIAVVIGIAWFSRRWVARLTQRPTDLSTDLSTDLSTDPSADPGADQDGSRTPDGRGSGTRAGSTADGTGSTDGTDSPDGTDSAVGTAPEPDTARAAQLARQRTAVATARVKRTRDADPLRSGLRRSVFAEVAVAVVLLGVTTLLTATEPARTQESAERAVRTAGAPAGPLSVRLPFDTGGQDGKGVATVDLEPGRTGNNALHLYVERPNGSGFDVPEVQVAFTLKAKDIGPLPVTPDRVATAHWTAAGVQLPMAGDWEIAVTVRTSDIDQVTVKKTTRIG
- a CDS encoding HAD family hydrolase; this translates as MPSARPGGSGPDAVFPYRLVATDLDGTLLRGDHTVSERTRAALAAATAAGAAHIVVTGRAVPWTRHILDALGYEGLAVCAQGAQVYDAGAHRLLTSVTLDRQVAALALGKIEAEVGPLALAASRDGLDGDVLVGPGYLTDEGGPLPYIPFTDRSDMWERPLNKLYLQHPTLGDDELAAAAHQAVGGLVGVVMAGPGIVEILPAGLTKATGLSLAARRLGVKAAETIAFGDMPNDIPMFAWAGYGVAMGNAHDALRAVADEVTASNEDEGIARVLERHLA
- the serS gene encoding serine--tRNA ligase encodes the protein MIDLRLLREDPDRVRASQRARGEDVDLVDAVLSADERRRSSGVRFDELRSEQKALGKLIPKAAGDEKQELLKKAGELAAAVKTANAAQDEAEEETKRLALRLGNLVHPDVPVGGEEDFVVLETHGTIRDFAAEGFTPKDHLELGEALGAIDVERGAKVSGSRFYYLTGVGALLELALVNAAIAQATEAGFIPMLTPALVRPRAMEGTGFLGQAAENVYHLEKDDYYLVGTSEVPLAAYHMDEIIEADKLPLRYAGFSPCFRREAGTYGKDTRGIFRVHQFDKVEMFTYIAPEDAEAEHQRLLDWEKQWLTALELPFQVIDVASGDLGSSASRKFDCEAWIPTQGKYRELTSASNCDSFQARRLSVRMRETGDGKKVLRPLATLNGTLCAVPRTIVAILENHQRADGSVVVPEMLRPYLGGREVLEPK